From the Fusarium oxysporum Fo47 chromosome X, complete sequence genome, the window GGATTGCCGGTTTAAGGTTAGCTGCTATTTCAGGCGTACAGTAGGTGACGCTTCCCCACAAAATAGAAAGCCTGCAATACATACCCTGTCAGGCCTGTCCACTTTCCAGATGGGAACCTTGTAGGGATATGGATCACGAAAGATTTGCAAGATCTAAATGTGAGTTCGTTTTAGAAGTAGACTTACCGTAGGCATAAATTCTGTACCTTGGGAATTAAGTGAGCTACTTGCACTGTAGATTATATGGTCGTATACGCTTTTACCTCCCAGCCACTGGCCGGACCCAGGGCGTCCTTGGCTTGGCAACTCGTCTTGCCACTGGGACCTGGCCACGACTGCTGCGCTGCATGGCAGATAGCAATATATGATACGCGCCGCTGTTGGAGAGCGTGGGTTAAATACTGGAATATTAAACGAGAAGGGTAGCGTTGGAGAATCTCATCCATAATAGAAGGGACCGATGGCTACGGAGGAAGACATGACTGTGACTGAACTGAAGAGATAGATGTTGACGAGTAGGTGGAGATTATATAGCCAAGAAGTGGCTATTAAAAGACCTAACACGAGCGGATAAAAGCTACTATAACTAAGACAACTAAACAAGTTATTGTGGTAAGTAGTTGTTCTTTATCTACCAATTCTTCAGGGGATCTTTCGTGAACCGACGACTTGAATGATGAAAAACACAGATCTTACATCTTAGTGATGTACTAGGATAACTGCCAGTTTGGAAACACTGGCGCAAAATGGTGTCCGATATACGCAAGAGAGCACTGTTTCAAACTCTGCATTACTTAGGTGAAAAGTGTAATATAGACGTTGGGAAGAGCCAGCCTATTGCTGATATGGCCAATATACCGTAGCCAAGTAAGAATTACTCCAACACTTCAACCCATAGTATAGGTCACTCCATCAGCACTATGCAGTTTGGTCGTGAGCTATGACGTGCGCCTTTTGTCGCTTATCCTGGTCGCATTGCTCGATAGCCTCTTCCAAGCCTTCAATGACCTGGACATCTGAATCTATATCGACGTTCCTGAGAGGAGAGAACTTGCTGCGACCCTCGAACAGCCATCCGGCAATCATTGCAACAGCCAAGCATGTCATGATCAAGACGGTATAGTTCATAGTGTCGGCAGTCACAGGATGGGTTTGCGGGATCTAGCGCACTGTTAGCCCCCAGAATGAGCATTAGGAATGGGACAGGGACACACGAATGCCACGATGATAACGAGGACAGAGTATAGAATAGCGACAATGTACACCGGATTTGACCAAACTCCAAAGTCCCAGCGAGGACTTGCATGGAGCATTGATCTTTTGGTCAACAGAAGGACGAGTGCGGGAAACCCTGTTGCTATATTAAGAATGGAATAACACAGAATGAAGCGAGGGTCATACCGAAGCTGATGATCTGGCAAACAGCTTGCGCACCGATAATAGCGTTGAATGCGGCGAGGGAAAAAAGATAACTGGGATGCGTTAGGAAAGCTTCAACGTCGAAGGCTTTCTATCTCACATTAGACCAATAGCAGACACAATCGCACATGAGAGGTTGATTGACCACACAGGAAGGTTTGTGTTCGGAGACAAGTGCACCAGCCTTGTGAAATGTCAGCTGTGGATATTCTGTTGGGATGGAAGTCGTTCAACTCATACTTATCATTCCAAAAGAGACCATTATCTCGGGCGAATGCATAACCTTGACGACTCATCGTTATGGCCGAACCAAGAGATGATGCGATCATGTTCACGAGTAGAATGCAACAGAACACTATAGCTGCTGCCCGGCTGCCAATAGCGAGTCGAATGATTTCGAGCACGGGGACCCTGCAGCGCGTCAGCATTATCCAGCAGGACCAAGCTATCGCTCTCACCCAGTAGATGTTGCAACAATAGCATCTAAGTCTTTGACAGAAAagccaaggacaagaatCCAAACAAGACCAATCGCAAACTGActgaggatgacgatgatcaTGATGCGGGGGAGAAAACGCTTAGGCTGTGGAATCTCCTCAGCTAGGTGCGCTGGGCCATCGAGACCCATCAGAGTTGAGAAACTATTCATCAATCCGAGTAGAACCGCGAATCCTGTAGAAGAGTATCTAGTCACCACTTGATTAGCAAGCTGGACGACGAACGCATTTTCATCTGACACGAACCCGGTCCTGTTGCTCGTTTCTACAAAGACGAAACTCGCGGGAGCCTTTGGAGCCTTCACAAGGAGCAATACAGAGAAAGCAATGAAACCAATGGCGGTTGCCCAGCCTCTACTAGTCAGCA encodes:
- a CDS encoding amino acid/polyamine transporter I, which produces MATQINPSKGQHLPHTFGLWSGISIGWLTINSFGGISFILFISLSAGGLPTLVYGYTASSLCVMCIMLVFAQCSARFATAGGAYHYAVFLTPEKYRRQVAYPLGWLNYAGWVLTHAACCAVTATLFLALINLCDADFDVTVRWRLFVAYMIVAMGCWLVNLFGLRGIPTLENIGCWATAIGFIAFSVLLLVKAPKAPASFVFVETSNRTGFVSDENAFVVQLANQVVTRYSSTGFAVLLGLMNSFSTLMGLDGPAHLAEEIPQPKRFLPRIMIIVILSQFAIGLVWILVLGFSVKDLDAIVATSTGVPVLEIIRLAIGSRAAAIVFCCILLVNMIASSLGSAITMSRQGYAFARDNGLFWNDKLVHLSPNTNLPVWSINLSCAIVSAIGLIYLFSLAAFNAIIGAQAVCQIISFGFPALVLLLTKRSMLHASPRWDFGVWSNPVYIVAILYSVLVIIVAFIPQTHPVTADTMNYTVLIMTCLAVAMIAGWLFEGRSKFSPLRNVDIDSDVQVIEGLEEAIEQCDQDKRQKAHVIAHDQTA